The Clostridium sporogenes region ATAAAAACAATAATAAAGAAAATTTTATGGCAATGCCTATAGAAAAGCATGATACTGCTGCATGGGCAAATATTGAGAATATGAAACCTATTTGTAATGTATCTATCCCAAGTGAAGGTGAAGTAAGAAATGCCAAAGAATGGGTAGATACTAACCAAAAATAGAAGGGAACCTATAAGATTCCCTTCTATTTTTTATTTATACTATTTATCTGCTAAATGCCTATAGTTGTCGTATCTTTCACGAGCATGTTGTTCAGCCATATCGGACATTCTTTCAGCAATATCAGGGAATACATTCATTAGAGAAGAGTATCGAACTTCTCCTTGAATAAATTCTTTAAAAGGTTTTGTTGGTTCTTTTGAATCTAAGATGAATGGATTTTTACCTTCTTTTTTTAACATTGGATTATATCTATAAAGATGCCAATAACCTGATTCTACTGCTTTTTTCTCTTCTGCTATACTTGTTCCCATGCCTGTTTTTATTCCATGACTAATACAGGGAGCATATGCAATTATTAATGAAGGTCCTTTATATGCTTCTGCTTCCGCAATTGTTTTAATAGTATGGTTCATATTTGCACCCATAGCTATTTGAGCTACATATACATATCCATAACTTATTGCCATTAATCCAAGGTCTTTTTTCTTGATTTTTTTACCAGCGGCAGCAAATTTGGCTATGGCACCAGTTGGAGTAGACTTGGAGCATTGACCACCAGTATTAGAATAGATTTCTGTATCCATTACAAATATATTAACATCATCTCCAGAAGCTAATACTTGGTCCAAACCTCCAAAACCTATATCATATGCCCAACCATCTCCACCTATCATCCAGTGAGATTTTTTTATAAGATAATCTTTTTTCTCCATTATTTCATTTAAGATAGGATTATTTTCATAATTTTCATTTGATATAGTCTCTAGTATTTTTGCTGTAGTAGTTTTTGAGCCTTCACCATCATTCATTGAATCTAACCATTGTTTAAAAGCATCCTTAAGATT contains the following coding sequences:
- a CDS encoding CDIF630_02480 family spore surface protein; protein product: MDKNNNKENFMAMPIEKHDTAAWANIENMKPICNVSIPSEGEVRNAKEWVDTNQK